From a region of the Coffea arabica cultivar ET-39 chromosome 3e, Coffea Arabica ET-39 HiFi, whole genome shotgun sequence genome:
- the LOC113714899 gene encoding uncharacterized protein isoform X1, giving the protein MDLQVRNRGRGRPTRQHPEGGSDREPEANPGHGQGNVAGDPVATAINRITDVLERMTEHQAHGAVHQQGGPIDYEDRALERFLKFGPPKFYGGPEPEVAEGWWERISDIFAALNYTEERQVTFAAFQFEGAARSWWNLIRVNWDRNHIPRTWANFTREFNAKFLPPLIQEKREDDFIKCKQGAMSVAEYEVQFTKLSRFAPELIATEQRRVRRFVQGLNVEIQEGLAAVRIDTFADAVERAQRVEVARTQVKTYQAKKRFAPSSSREPTYTNAPLAKVGRGTGARGAGGRNNGTNGGPNGRGQPRNAPQGSRAITFLGTCGYCKKPGHTEAGCWRKAGKCLKCGSSEHQIAGCPKIQEDNTLNDEPANIRENRPKVPTRVYAINDQPVPDSSEAVEGYCEEAEFDSQLDI; this is encoded by the exons ATGGATCTACAAGTTAGAAATAGAGGACGTGGGAGACCAACTAGGCAACACCCCGAGGGTGGTAGTGATAGGGAACCTGAGGCCAACCCAGGCCATGGTCAGGGAAACGTGGCCGGAGATCCAGTGGCCACCGCAATCAATAGAATAACTGATGTGTTAGAGCGCATGACTGAGCATCAAGCCCATGGAGCGGTGCATCAGCAAGGAGGCCCAATCGATTACGAGGATCGGGCATTAGAGAGATTCCTGAAGTTTGGACCTCCTAAGTTCTACGGAGGCCCAGAACCTGAGGTAGCCGAAGGTTGGTGGGAAAGGATCTCTGATATTTTTGCCGCTCTAAATTATACGGAAGAGAGGCAAGTGACTTTTGCAGCATTCCAGTTTGAAGGAGCtgctcgttcctggtggaacctaATTAGGGTCAATTGGGACAGGAATCATATTCCCAGGACCTGGgcgaacttcacaagggagttcaacgccaaatttcttccacctctcattcaagaaaagagagaggacgacttcataaaatgtaaacaaggggcgatgagtgtcgccgaatatgaagTCCAGTTCACAAAATTGTCCCgatttgctcctgaactgatagccACGGAACAAAGGCGTGTCcggaggtttgtgcagggaCTAAACGTGGAAATTCAGGAGGGATTAGCTGCTGTTCGGATAGACACATTTGCTGATGCTGTAGAAAGAGCTCAAAGGGTTGAAGTTGCTAGAACTCAAGTAAAAACTTACCaggccaagaaaagatttgCACCTAGCAGCAGTCGGGAGCCGACTTATACAAATGCTCCACTGGCCAAAGTGGGTCGAGGAACTGGTGCCAGAGGTGCCGGAGgaagaaataatggaactaACGGGGGACCAAATGGAAGAGGTCAACCTAGGAACGCTCCACAAGGAAGTCGTGCGATAACTTTCCTGGGAACTTGTGGGTATTGCAAGAAACCTGGACATACCGAGGCCGGTTGCTGGAGGAAAGCAGGAAAGTGCTTGAAGTGTGGAAGCAGCGAGCACCAAATTGCCGGTTGCCCGAAAATACAAGAGGATAATACCCTGAATGATGAACCAGCCAACATTAGAGAGAATAGGCCGAAAGTTCCTACCAGGGTTTACGCTATAAATGACCAACCTGTACCTGATTCTTCGGAAGCCGTGGAAG gatattgcgaggaagcggaattcgattcccaacttgacatctga
- the LOC113714899 gene encoding uncharacterized protein isoform X2 produces the protein MDLQVRNRGRGRPTRQHPEGGSDREPEANPGHGQGNVAGDPVATAINRITDVLERMTEHQAHGAVHQQGGPIDYEDRALERFLKFGPPKFYGGPEPEVAEGWWERISDIFAALNYTEERQVTFAAFQFEGAARSWWNLIRVNWDRNHIPRTWANFTREFNAKFLPPLIQEKREDDFIKCKQGAMSVAEYEVQFTKLSRFAPELIATEQRRVRRFVQGLNVEIQEGLAAVRIDTFADAVERAQRVEVARTQVKTYQAKKRFAPSSSREPTYTNAPLAKVGRGTGARGAGGRNNGTNGGPNGRGQPRNAPQGSRAITFLGTCGYCKKPGHTEAGCWRKAGKCLKCGSSEHQIAGCPKIQEDNTLNDEPANIRENRPKVPTRVYAINDQPVPDSSEAVEGSGN, from the exons ATGGATCTACAAGTTAGAAATAGAGGACGTGGGAGACCAACTAGGCAACACCCCGAGGGTGGTAGTGATAGGGAACCTGAGGCCAACCCAGGCCATGGTCAGGGAAACGTGGCCGGAGATCCAGTGGCCACCGCAATCAATAGAATAACTGATGTGTTAGAGCGCATGACTGAGCATCAAGCCCATGGAGCGGTGCATCAGCAAGGAGGCCCAATCGATTACGAGGATCGGGCATTAGAGAGATTCCTGAAGTTTGGACCTCCTAAGTTCTACGGAGGCCCAGAACCTGAGGTAGCCGAAGGTTGGTGGGAAAGGATCTCTGATATTTTTGCCGCTCTAAATTATACGGAAGAGAGGCAAGTGACTTTTGCAGCATTCCAGTTTGAAGGAGCtgctcgttcctggtggaacctaATTAGGGTCAATTGGGACAGGAATCATATTCCCAGGACCTGGgcgaacttcacaagggagttcaacgccaaatttcttccacctctcattcaagaaaagagagaggacgacttcataaaatgtaaacaaggggcgatgagtgtcgccgaatatgaagTCCAGTTCACAAAATTGTCCCgatttgctcctgaactgatagccACGGAACAAAGGCGTGTCcggaggtttgtgcagggaCTAAACGTGGAAATTCAGGAGGGATTAGCTGCTGTTCGGATAGACACATTTGCTGATGCTGTAGAAAGAGCTCAAAGGGTTGAAGTTGCTAGAACTCAAGTAAAAACTTACCaggccaagaaaagatttgCACCTAGCAGCAGTCGGGAGCCGACTTATACAAATGCTCCACTGGCCAAAGTGGGTCGAGGAACTGGTGCCAGAGGTGCCGGAGgaagaaataatggaactaACGGGGGACCAAATGGAAGAGGTCAACCTAGGAACGCTCCACAAGGAAGTCGTGCGATAACTTTCCTGGGAACTTGTGGGTATTGCAAGAAACCTGGACATACCGAGGCCGGTTGCTGGAGGAAAGCAGGAAAGTGCTTGAAGTGTGGAAGCAGCGAGCACCAAATTGCCGGTTGCCCGAAAATACAAGAGGATAATACCCTGAATGATGAACCAGCCAACATTAGAGAGAATAGGCCGAAAGTTCCTACCAGGGTTTACGCTATAAATGACCAACCTGTACCTGATTCTTCGGAAGCCGTGGAAG gttctggaaactga